In Anopheles gambiae chromosome 2, idAnoGambNW_F1_1, whole genome shotgun sequence, a single window of DNA contains:
- the LOC133391561 gene encoding uncharacterized protein LOC133391561, translating to MFDHGKQVKKHTKLARRWTLGQLHLHSFGDQFAKRLAARLVQALLVRVGIDRGLIVRQRQHHHLHLRVVVVRHSSGRHLDRGNAERLEAVSVVPLRLLQRHPARRADKRVVHLLPRHVSIGGEPRAHPLYLRSRRRRAV from the exons ATGTTTGATCATGGAAAACAAG ttAAAAAGCATACAAAGCTCGCTCGCCGTTGGACGCTTGGACAATTACATTTACATTCATTCGGTGATCAGTTTGCGAAACGTCTTGCCGCACGCCTGGTACAGGCCCTTCTTGTCCGCGTCGGTATCGATCGTGGACTGATCGTTCGGCAGCGTCAGCATCATCACCTTCATCTGCGGGTAGTTGTGGTACGGCACAGTTCCGGTCGTCATCTCGATCGCGGTAATGCCGAACGACTAGAAGCCGTATCCGTGGTCCCGCTCCGTCTCCTCCAGCGCCATCCAGCACGACGTGCCGATAAACGTGTGGTACACCTTCTGCCGCGACATGTCTCCATCGGTGGCGAGCCACGCGCTCATCCGCTATATTTAAGGAGCCGTCGTCGCCGGGCAGTATGA